CCCGGCCCCGACGCCGTACGCACCGGCATGCGGGTCCGCGTGCGGTGGGCCGAGGAGCGGTCCGGCGCCATCACGGACATCGCCTGCTTCGAACCGTACGACGGCGAGCCGGCGGAACCGGCGGGCCACGGCGGCGCTTTCGACGACGCCGTCACCGGCATCGTCGCCGCCGCCCGCCTCGACTACACCTACTCGCCCGGCCGCGCCCAGACCGGCTACATCGAGGCCCTCGGCGACCGGCGCATCGTCGGCGAACGCTGTCCGATCTGCCGCAAGGTGTACGTCCCGCCCCGGGGCGCCTGCCCGACCTGCGGGGTGGCCACCGAGGAGCGGGTCGAGGTCGGTCCGGCCGGCACGGTCACCACCTTCTGCATCGTCAACATCAAAGCGAAGAACCTCGACATCGAAGTCCCCTACGTCTACGCCCACATCGCCCTCGACGGCGCCGGACTCGCCCTGCACGGCCGGATCGCCGGCATCCCCTACGACCGGGTGCGCATGGGGCTGCGCGTGGAGCCGGTGTGGACGGAAGGCGCCCGCTACCCCGACCACTACCGGCCCACCGGCGAACCCGACGCGGACTACGACACGTACAAGGAGCTGCTGTGACGCGCGAAGAAGCCCCGGGGGACCGTGACATCGCCGTCGTCGCCTTCGCGCAGACCGACCACCGGCGCACCAGCGAGGAGCTCTCCGAGGTGGAGATGCTCATGCCGGTGCTGCACGAGGTCATGGCGAGCACCGGGCTGAAGACGGCCGACATCGACTTCACCTGCTCGGGCTCCAGCGACTACCTCGCCGGCCGCGCCTTCTCCTTCACCCTCGCGCTCGACGGCGTGGGTGCCTGGCCGCCGATCTCCGAGTCGCACGTCGAGATGGACGGGGCGTGGGCGCTGTACGAGGCGTGGGTGAAACTCCGCACGGGGGACGCCGACACCGCGCTCGTGTACTCCTACGGCAAGTCCTCGCCGGGCTCGGTACGGGACGTCCTCACCCGACAGCTGGACCCGTACTACCTGGCCCCGCTGTGGCCCGACTCGGTCGCCCTCGCTGCCCTCCAGGCCCAGGCGCTCATCGACACGGGGGCCACGGACGAGCCGGCACTCGCGGCGATCGGGGCCCGCAGCCGCGCGGACGCCGCCGCCAACCCCCACGCGCAGCTACGGGGTTCGGTGCCGCAGGGGGAGTACCTGGTACGGCCGCTGCGCACCGGGGACTGCCCGCCCATCGGTGACGGGGCGGCCGCCGTGGTCCTCGCGGCGGGGGAGCGGGCCAGGGAACTGTGCGACCGGCCCGCCTGGATCCGGGGCATCGACCACCGCGTCGAGGCACACGGCATCGGCGTACGCGACCTCACCGACTCGCCGTCCACCCGGATCGCCGCCGAGCGGGCCGGAGTCCATGAACGGCCCGTCGACACCGCCGAGTTGCACGCCCCGTTCAGCTCCCAGGAGGTGATCCTGCGCAAGGTGCTGGGGCTCGACGAGAGCGTGTGCGTCAATCCGTCGGGCGGGGCGTCCGCCGCCAACCCGATCATGGCCGCCGGGCTCATCCGGATCGGCGAGGCCGCCGCCCGCATCCACCGGGGCGAGTCCGACCGGGCGCTGGCCCACGCCACCTCCGGCCCGTGTCTGCAACAGAACCTGGTCGCCGTACTCGAAGGGGATCCCCGATGAGCAAGGAGCCCGTGGCCGTCGTAGGCGTCGGCCAGACCAAGCACGTGGCGGCGCGCCGGGACGTGTCGATCGCCGGGCTCGTCCGGGAAGCCGCCCGACGGGCCCTCGACGACGCCGAGTTGAGCTGGGCCGACATCGAGGCCGTGGTCATCGGCAAGGCGCCCGACTTCTTCGAGGGCGTCATGATGCCCGAGCTGTACCTCGCGGACGCGCTCGGCGCGGTGGGCAAGCCCATGATGAGGGTGCACACGGCAGGCTCGGTCGGCGGCTCGACGGCGCTGGTCGCCGCGAGCCTGGTCGCCGCCCGCGTCCACGGCACGGTGCTCACCCTCGCCTTCGAGAAACAGTCCGAATCCAACGCCATGTGGGGGCTGTCCCTGCCGATCCCGTTCCAGCAGCCGCTGCTGGCGGGCGCGGGCGGCTTCTTCGCCCCGCACGTGCGCGCGTACATGCGGCGCAGCGGCGCCCCCGACACCGTGGGTTCCCTGGTGGCGTACAAGAACCGCCGCAACGCGCTGAAGAACCCGTACGCCCATCTCCACGAGCACGACATCACGTTGGAGAAGGTCCAGGCGTCGCCCATGCTGTGGGACCCGATCCGCTACTCGGAGACCTGCCCCTCCTCCGACGGGGCCGTGGCGATGGTCCTCACCGACCGGGCGGGCGCGGCGCGGGCGCCCCGGCCCGTCGCGTGGATGCACGGCGGCGCGATGCGCAGCGAACCGACCCTGTTCGCGGGCAAGGACAGCGTGTCGCCGCGCGCGGGACGGGACTGCGCCGCCGACGTGTACCGGCAGGCCGGCATCGTGGATCCACGCCGGGAGATCGACGCGGTGGAGATGTACGTGCCGTTCTCCTGGTACGAGCCGATGTGGCTGGAGAACCTCGGGTTCGCCGCAGAGGGGGAGGGCTGGAAACTCACCGAGTCCGGTGTCACCGAGCTGGACGGGGATCTTCCGGTCGACATGTCCGGTGGGGTCCTCTCCACCAACCCCATCGGCGCCTCCGGCATGATCCGGTTCGCCGAGGCGGCGCTCCAGGTGCGGGGCCTCGCCGGAGAGCACCAGGTCGAGGGCGCACGTCGGGTGCTGGGGCACGCCTACGGCGGCGGTTCGCAGTTCTTCTCGATGTGGCTCGTGGGCGCCGAGCCGCCCGCCTCCTGAACCCGCCCCTCACACGGCCTGTCGGCGGTGGGGGCCGATCGCTAGTCTGGCGGGCGGACGACGAACCGGGAGGAGCACGGACGTGGCCGAGACCACCATGCAGCAGCGATCCCTCGACGGCTGGCACAAGCCGGCGGAACTGGACCTGAGCAACGCGGACTGGCGGTCGAGCAGCCAGGGGCGGGGAGATGTCCAGATCGCCTTCGTCGAGGGTTTCATCGCCATGCGCAACAGCGGCAGCCCCGAGAGCCCCTCGCTGATCTTCACCCCCGCCGAATGGGGCGCCTTCGTGTCGGGGGCCCGTGAGGGCGAGTTCGACCTGACCTGAGCCGCCGCACGTGCCGTGTCGGTGGGCGGCCGGAGCCGCCCACCACCGGCGGGGTCAGCGCAGGGTGACCTCGCGCGGGCCGTTGTACGGCGCCAGCGACAGAACGGTCCGCGGTGTGCG
The DNA window shown above is from Streptomyces akebiae and carries:
- a CDS encoding Zn-ribbon domain-containing OB-fold protein yields the protein MSAILKAPLTVEFPFTRSLGPVQSAFLTGLRERVVLGVRTGDGRVLVPPVEYDPVTAEEIRDLVEVAPTGTVTTWAWNHEPRRGQPLDRPFAWVLVRLDGADTALLHALDAPGPDAVRTGMRVRVRWAEERSGAITDIACFEPYDGEPAEPAGHGGAFDDAVTGIVAAARLDYTYSPGRAQTGYIEALGDRRIVGERCPICRKVYVPPRGACPTCGVATEERVEVGPAGTVTTFCIVNIKAKNLDIEVPYVYAHIALDGAGLALHGRIAGIPYDRVRMGLRVEPVWTEGARYPDHYRPTGEPDADYDTYKELL
- a CDS encoding thiolase domain-containing protein — translated: MTREEAPGDRDIAVVAFAQTDHRRTSEELSEVEMLMPVLHEVMASTGLKTADIDFTCSGSSDYLAGRAFSFTLALDGVGAWPPISESHVEMDGAWALYEAWVKLRTGDADTALVYSYGKSSPGSVRDVLTRQLDPYYLAPLWPDSVALAALQAQALIDTGATDEPALAAIGARSRADAAANPHAQLRGSVPQGEYLVRPLRTGDCPPIGDGAAAVVLAAGERARELCDRPAWIRGIDHRVEAHGIGVRDLTDSPSTRIAAERAGVHERPVDTAELHAPFSSQEVILRKVLGLDESVCVNPSGGASAANPIMAAGLIRIGEAAARIHRGESDRALAHATSGPCLQQNLVAVLEGDPR
- a CDS encoding thiolase domain-containing protein gives rise to the protein MSKEPVAVVGVGQTKHVAARRDVSIAGLVREAARRALDDAELSWADIEAVVIGKAPDFFEGVMMPELYLADALGAVGKPMMRVHTAGSVGGSTALVAASLVAARVHGTVLTLAFEKQSESNAMWGLSLPIPFQQPLLAGAGGFFAPHVRAYMRRSGAPDTVGSLVAYKNRRNALKNPYAHLHEHDITLEKVQASPMLWDPIRYSETCPSSDGAVAMVLTDRAGAARAPRPVAWMHGGAMRSEPTLFAGKDSVSPRAGRDCAADVYRQAGIVDPRREIDAVEMYVPFSWYEPMWLENLGFAAEGEGWKLTESGVTELDGDLPVDMSGGVLSTNPIGASGMIRFAEAALQVRGLAGEHQVEGARRVLGHAYGGGSQFFSMWLVGAEPPAS
- a CDS encoding DUF397 domain-containing protein; amino-acid sequence: MAETTMQQRSLDGWHKPAELDLSNADWRSSSQGRGDVQIAFVEGFIAMRNSGSPESPSLIFTPAEWGAFVSGAREGEFDLT